The DNA window AAAAACCAACTTTACACCATAGATATTGACGGAAAAAACGAGAAACATTTCAACCCAAATCGTTACGGTTGCTACAATCCCACGGTGTCGCCTGACGGAAAAACGATTGCGTATGTTTCCGCCAGAGCAGGCGACTGGGAGATTTATCTCATTGATGCAGATGGTAAAAATGAACGGCGGATTACCAGCGACATCGGCAGGTCTATTCAACCCGCCTTTTCACCTGATGGACGCTATCTCGCGTATGTCTCCGACAGGAGTGATACGTTCCACATCTATCTGATGTCTCTTGACAAACCTGTCACTCGTGAGGATTTAGCCAAACGTCTTTTTAACTATTAAATCTGGGTATCGTTCCACTTCGTTTCACAATGACTGTTGGTGAAAGATGAAAGCGTGTCTGCAAACTCACAAATCACAGACCACGCCACTTATCCCCAAGGGAAAATAAAAAAATGATTCGAGTAACTAAGCCAGAAGGTTTCGGCAACATCCAATTGGAAGAGGTGCCGATACCGGAGATCAATGCGCAACAGGTTCGAGTACAAACGGACACGACCTTAATCAGCCGAGGCTCCGAACTGTTTCGACGGTATATCCGAGAAGATGCAGTTTCACCCGCAATTATGGGTTACTCTCTCACGGGCGTTGTGGATGCAGTTGGCGCAGAGGTAGAAGATTATCAGGTCGGTCAACGCGTCATGGTTGTCGCACCGCACGCCGAATATGTCGTCGCTGAACCGAACGCAACGGAAGGACGCATCGTCCCGCTCCTTGACGACGTGAGTTTTGAGGAGGGGACTTTTCTACCGCTTGCAACCAGTGCTATCGCTTGGTCAGATTCGTCCGGCGTTAAAGCCGAAGATACCATCGTCATTCTCGGACAAGGCTTGGTAGGAAGTCTGATGATGCAGGTGTTACAAGGCTATAATCCGGCGCGAATTATAACCGTGGATGCGTTGCCACTCCGATGTGAATTGTCGGTAAAACTCGGTGCTAATACCGTCATAAACGCTGAGGACGTAGATCCCGTGGAAGCCGTCCTGGGGCTCACGGGCGGCAAAGGCGCAGATCTCGTGATCGATTGTGTCGGTGGATACGCTGGGATCAAATCGTTCGAGCAGGCGCAGGATATGACACGTCGGTTCGGCATTATCCAGCTTATCGCCCTCTACCAACAGGCACCCTTACCCTTACACGCCTCAAAGATGATGAGCAAACGTCTCGTTGCAGGTATCTTAACGGACGAACCTCGCTCTCAGATTGCGGCACGCGCCTTGCAAAAAATACAGCACAAGGAAATTCACGCATCTGAGATGATTACCCATCGTTTCCATTATACCGAAGCGAAAGATGCGTTTGACCTTCTCTGGAATACTCCCGGTGATGCACTCGGAGTCCTGATAAAATGGCAGTAGATTCCTTTCCACGAGAAGTCAACTTCCGAGCGGAATTGCGGGGGACACCCCTTACCTTTTCCGCAACGTGGGGGCTTTTCTCACCAAAAGCGATTGATGCAGGCACACACCTATTAATTGAGCATCTGAACGTTCAAGAAGGCGACATCTGTCTCGACCTCGGGTGTGGATACGGTGCCATCGGTATCACGCTCGCAAAATGTGCACAAACGGCAACCGTCTATATGGTGGACAAGGATTTCGTAGCCGTTGACTATGCCCGTAAAAACGCGAAACAGAATCAACTCCAGAACTGTCACATCCTGTTGAGCAACGGTTTTAGCCATCTCCCCGATATTCAATTCGATCTCATTGCCTCTAATCTACCTGCCAATGTCGGTAAGGAACTCCTACAGATTTTTCTGACCGACGCGAAGCGGTATCTCAAACCGAATGGGCGACTTTATGTTGTTACGATTTCAGGACTTCGAGCATTCATCAAGCGTAACTTTCTGAATATATTTGGGAACTATGAGAAGGTCAAACAACGCCACACCCATACCGTTGCCAGGGCAACGTGTGTATGACCGTAGTGCTGCCGCTGCGGACTTGACATAAGCCCACCCATCAGGTATAATTAATATCATCAATAGAACACGCTACAGAAACGGCATGACGGGTGATAGTTGTGTTGTTTGGCATCTTTCGTGAGGAGTCGTAGTTTATTATGATATTAGCAAAGCCTTTGAAGTTTTATCATCTACGCTGCCTTATGTTTGTATGCAAGGC is part of the Candidatus Poribacteria bacterium genome and encodes:
- a CDS encoding zinc-binding dehydrogenase: MIRVTKPEGFGNIQLEEVPIPEINAQQVRVQTDTTLISRGSELFRRYIREDAVSPAIMGYSLTGVVDAVGAEVEDYQVGQRVMVVAPHAEYVVAEPNATEGRIVPLLDDVSFEEGTFLPLATSAIAWSDSSGVKAEDTIVILGQGLVGSLMMQVLQGYNPARIITVDALPLRCELSVKLGANTVINAEDVDPVEAVLGLTGGKGADLVIDCVGGYAGIKSFEQAQDMTRRFGIIQLIALYQQAPLPLHASKMMSKRLVAGILTDEPRSQIAARALQKIQHKEIHASEMITHRFHYTEAKDAFDLLWNTPGDALGVLIKWQ
- a CDS encoding class I SAM-dependent methyltransferase codes for the protein MAVDSFPREVNFRAELRGTPLTFSATWGLFSPKAIDAGTHLLIEHLNVQEGDICLDLGCGYGAIGITLAKCAQTATVYMVDKDFVAVDYARKNAKQNQLQNCHILLSNGFSHLPDIQFDLIASNLPANVGKELLQIFLTDAKRYLKPNGRLYVVTISGLRAFIKRNFLNIFGNYEKVKQRHTHTVARATCV